In Schistocerca serialis cubense isolate TAMUIC-IGC-003099 chromosome 8, iqSchSeri2.2, whole genome shotgun sequence, one genomic interval encodes:
- the LOC126416053 gene encoding RNA-binding protein Rsf1, whose translation MSSEGYQQRGTRVYVGGLNESIKKEDLETEFEKYGKLNNVWVAFNPPGFAFIEFANEGDAESACNDLNGFALNGSKLRVEISRGRGRGGRGGFRGSGGGGRGFFGRGGSRGSYDRGSFRGSRGRGSSRGRYGDDDYSSSRGSYGGSRDYERDGARGSGYRVSNNYYGGDTGSSRYRSRSPVGRGSSRDYGSADGSFGYGGNRSGDGY comes from the exons ATGAGTTCAGAAGGATATCAGCAGAGGGGAACGAGAGTGTATGTGGGAGGTTTAAATGAATCAATTAAAAAGGAAGATTTAGAAACAGAATTTGAGAAATATGGGAAATTGAACAATGTCTGGGTAGCATTCAATCCACCAGGTTTTGCTTTTATTGAGTTTGCAAATGAAGGTGATGCAGAATCTGCCTGCAATGACTTGAATGGCTTTGCATTAAATGGCTCAAAATTGAGAGTAGAGATTTCACGGGGAAGGGGCCGTGGAGGTAGAGGTGGATTCCGTGGGTCAGGGGGTGGTGGTAGAGGATTTTTTGGGAGGGGAGGCTCTAGGGGCTCATATGACAGAGGTAGTTTCCGCGGAAGCCGTGGTAGGGGATCTTCAAGAGGACGCTACGGAGATGACGACTACAGTTCCAGCCGTGGCAGCTATGGAGGAAGCAGAGACTACGAACGTGATGGAGCTCGTGGATCTGGCTACAGGGTTTCAAATAATTACTACGGTGGTGATACTGGCTCATCGAGGTATCGCAGTCGCTCCCCAGTGGGGCGTGGCAG CTCCAGGGACTATGGGAGTGCTGATGGTTCATTTGGCTACGGTGGTAATCGATCAGGCGACGGATACTAA